A region of uncultured Campylobacter sp. DNA encodes the following proteins:
- a CDS encoding ComEC/Rec2 family competence protein: MKLQLFYSKREILYFLLILLGILSINLGVKFYELREFRAKNYAFYDAQILNAYAKTNERGRTYTVLKLKTADFTLYTTAGLGREFHRFARINIGIVTKNVKFLDFLKQRFYAPNFKISAETAPSGAKWHAIEFVRAQHEDEMTADLYSALYFATEISKPLRASVTNWGIAHIISISGFHLGIIFSTVFLLAMPIYRYFQDRYFPYRSARRDLSVFVIVLMSGYLFVLDFTPSFLRSLAMCCVGFYLAMRNFYVLKFTNLFLTIVLLLAFFPHLAFSIGFYFSCLGVLYIFLYLHHFAPKFKLWQNVILFNLYVWLSMNVAVYYFFPTASLQQLSVMPLGYVFVIFYPLSIFLHLFGLGGALDTPLLAFLNFTLPSFQAQIPPLLFALANICALAAIKLRYAAVACAIIGISPIFFIT; this comes from the coding sequence GTGAAGCTTCAACTCTTTTACTCTAAACGCGAAATTTTATACTTTCTGCTCATTTTACTTGGAATTTTATCGATAAACTTAGGCGTGAAATTTTATGAGCTCAGAGAATTTCGCGCGAAAAACTACGCTTTTTACGACGCGCAAATTTTAAACGCCTACGCCAAAACGAACGAGCGCGGTCGCACCTACACGGTGCTAAAGCTCAAAACGGCGGATTTTACCCTCTACACGACTGCCGGGCTCGGGCGGGAATTTCACCGCTTCGCGCGCATAAATATCGGCATCGTAACGAAAAACGTAAAATTTTTGGATTTTTTAAAGCAGCGCTTTTACGCGCCAAATTTTAAAATTTCAGCTGAGACCGCACCCTCCGGGGCAAAATGGCACGCCATAGAGTTCGTCCGAGCCCAGCACGAAGATGAGATGACGGCGGATCTTTACTCCGCGCTGTATTTTGCGACCGAAATTTCAAAACCGCTGCGCGCTAGCGTGACGAACTGGGGCATAGCGCATATCATCTCGATCAGCGGCTTTCATCTGGGCATTATCTTTAGCACGGTCTTTCTGCTTGCAATGCCGATCTACCGCTATTTTCAGGATCGCTACTTTCCATACCGCAGCGCGAGGCGCGATCTTAGCGTCTTTGTGATCGTGCTGATGAGCGGATATCTCTTCGTACTCGATTTTACGCCGAGCTTTCTACGCTCGCTTGCGATGTGCTGCGTGGGCTTTTACCTCGCGATGCGAAATTTCTACGTACTTAAATTTACGAACCTCTTCCTAACGATCGTGCTTCTGCTTGCATTTTTCCCGCACCTAGCTTTTTCGATCGGATTTTATTTCTCCTGCCTCGGCGTGCTGTATATCTTCCTCTACCTGCACCACTTCGCACCAAAATTTAAGCTCTGGCAGAACGTCATACTTTTTAACCTCTACGTTTGGCTCAGTATGAACGTAGCGGTCTATTATTTCTTCCCGACCGCTTCGCTACAGCAGCTTAGCGTCATGCCGCTGGGATACGTGTTCGTGATATTTTATCCGCTAAGCATATTTTTGCATCTATTCGGACTCGGCGGCGCGCTCGATACGCCGCTGCTTGCGTTTTTAAATTTTACTTTGCCGAGTTTTCAAGCGCAAATTCCGCCGCTTCTTTTCGCGCTCGCAAACATCTGCGCGCTTGCTGCGATAAAGCTTCGCTACGCAGCAGTTGCGTGCGCGATAATCGGAATTTCGCCGATATTTTTTATAACGTAG
- a CDS encoding YciI family protein — protein sequence MFIANLTYVKEISEIDRFINEHNAFLDRFYAADKFICSGRKVPRTGGIILINVKDRAELDEIIAQDPFFQNGVAKYEIIEFAPTKFAPEFWRLFSE from the coding sequence ATGTTTATTGCAAACCTCACTTACGTTAAAGAAATTAGCGAAATCGATCGCTTCATCAACGAGCACAACGCGTTTTTAGACCGATTTTATGCGGCGGATAAATTTATCTGCTCGGGGCGCAAAGTCCCTCGCACCGGCGGCATCATCTTAATCAACGTCAAAGACCGCGCGGAGCTTGATGAGATCATCGCGCAAGATCCATTCTTCCAAAACGGCGTCGCAAAATACGAGATCATAGAATTTGCGCCGACGAAATTTGCACCCGAGTTTTGGCGACTTTTTAGCGAATAA